A region of Triplophysa dalaica isolate WHDGS20190420 chromosome 18, ASM1584641v1, whole genome shotgun sequence DNA encodes the following proteins:
- the sin3b gene encoding paired amphipathic helix protein Sin3b isoform X3 — protein MKEFKSQSIDTPGVINRVSQLFHGHPDLVLGFNAFLPPGYRIEIPKNGIAFLQSPFSVQVSPGPGRSTGSSVVSAASSALAEAGSAQNEAVTSPESIASSSGPPEQSSRLSLPLPSRETQSQPATTSVSPPTSEPSPVEFDSAISYVNKIKNRFLDNPETYRAFLEILHTYQKEQLEVKENRGRSTGGMTEDEVFSKVASLFKGQEDLLAEFGQFLPDAKRSLFTGGSLTGKDHLKKVEEEEMNKQSKKRPRPMLMPHLTPLLKKKMKYSCSKDPSFASVGKHGVLREFTFFDKVRRLLKSQEVYENFLRCIALFNQEVVSGAELMQLVTPFLGKFPELYTQFKSFLGDKELSHGVSGLSERYMEGGGREVDYASCKRLGSSYRALPKTYQQPKCTGRTAICKEVLNDTWVSFPSWSEDSTFVSSKKTPYEEQLHRCEDERFELDVVLETNLATIRVLESVQKKLSRLSPEDQERFRLDDCLGGTSEVIQRRAVYRIYGDKAPEIIEGLKRSPATAVPVVLKRLKAKEEEWREAQQSFNKIWREQYEKAYLKSLDHQGVNFKQNDMKALRSKSLLNEIESIYDERQEQSTEESGVGQQGRDGSTAAPASEPHMIFTYEDKQILEDAASIIIYHVKRQPTIHKDDKDHIKRIIQHFVPDLFFSRRGELSETEEFTDEEAEGEDSNTAPGGGVSAAGSQLNGDSRRRRCTSPQNMDTSVTPHGINQESEPVDLRDPEAEHQKELDGVYNLFFVNNNWYFFLRLHQTLCSRLLKVYRQAERQLLEHRAEQNRERLLMGEGRREKSSDLAMELRLKQPSEVELEEYYPAFLDMVRSLLDGNLESTQYEDTLREMFTIHAYIGFTVDKLVQNIVRQLQHLVSDEVCLQVTELYLSERKRGAAGGNLSSQCVRAAWEASYQWKAERVMAEENCFKVMFIQNKGQVTLTIELLDTEEAQCDDPLDVQSLSNYMEQYIGTESMCSQSEGYYFKPVFLPRNLRHFRSWQLKQVEAMRCRREWHRKMGVETAGNLDCRFKLNTHKMVFVMNSEDYMYRRGALVKARRSQHRVALAQHDRFEQWHRGWLNEHVAPAAERGVLSWLMGEEDEDIIPCKTTCVSTQVKGLPVNRYKVHYNNKAPASP, from the exons ATGAAAGAGTTTAAATCTCAAAG TATTGACACGCCAGGCGTTATCAACAGAGTTTCTCAGCTCTTCCATGGACATCCAGATCTCGTGCTTGGGTTTAATGCCTTCCTACCACCTGGGTATCGGATTGAAATTCCCAAAAATGGAATTGCATTTCTCCAGTCACCATTTTCAGTGCAG GTCTCTCCCGGGCCAGGAAGAAGCACGGGCAGTTCTGTGGTTAGTGCCGCTTCATCAGCATTGGCTGAAGCTGGGTCAGCTCAGAATGAAGCAGTCACCTCTCCGGAGAGCATTGCTTCGTCTTCTGGACCTCCCGAACAATCGAGCAGGTTGTCACTTCCTCTACCTAGCCGAGAGACCCAATCACAGCCGGCCACTACATCAGTGTCGCCTCCCACATCAGAGCCGAGTCCTGTGGAGTTTGACAGCGCCATCAGTTACGTCAATAAGATCAAAAACAGATTCTTAGACAACCCTGAGACCTATCGAGCCTTTCTGGAAATTCTGCATACCTACCAG AAGGAACAGTTGGAGGTGAAGGAGAACAGAGGCCGTAGCACTGGAGGAATGACTGAAGATGAGGTTTTCTCTAAAGTGGCGAGTCTATTCAAAGGACAGGAGGATCTGCTTGCTGAGTTTGGACAGTTTTTGCCTGACGCGAAGAGATCTCTG TTCACTGGAGGGTCTTTGACTGGCAAAGACCATCTAAAGAAAGTAGAAGAAGAGGAAATGAATAAACAGAGCAAGAAGAGGCCAAGACCCATGTTAATGCCCCACTTGACACCGCTTTTGAAG AAGAAAATGAAGTATTCCTGTTCCAAGGACCCATCTTTCGCATCTGTCGGAAAACACGGGGTCCTTCGGGAATTCACATTCTTCGACAAG GTTCGGCGTCTGCTCAAGAGTCAGGAGGTATACGAGAATTTCTTGCGCTGTATAGCCCTCTTTAATCAGGAAGTGGTGTCAGGGGCTGAACTCATGCAACTTGTGACTCCATTTTTAGG GAAGTTTCCAGAACTCTACACCCAGTTCAAGTCGTTTTTGGGAGATAAAGAGCTGTCTCATGGGGTCTCGGGCCTTTCGGAGCGCTACATGGAGGGTGGAGGCAGAGAAGTGGACTACGCCTCCTGTAAGCGTCTGGGATCTAGCTACAGAGCCCTGCCCAAGACCTACCAGCAACCCAAGTGCACTGGCCGAACGGCTATATGCAAAGAG GTGCTGAATGATACCTGGGTCTCATTCCCGTCCTGGTCTGAAGACTCCACTTTTGTGAGTTCGAAGAAAACACCTTATGAAGAACAACTTCATCGCTGTGAAGATGAGCGGTTTGAG CTGGATGTTGTCCTGGAGACTAATTTGGCAACGATCAGAGTTTTGGAGAGTGTGCAGAAGAAGCTGTCCCGCCTTTCGCCTGAGGATCAGGAGCGCTTCCGATTGGATGACTGCCTGGGCGGAACATCTGAGGTCATCCAGCGACGTGCGGTCTATCGTATCTACGGCGACAAGGCTCCGGAGATCATCGAGGGGTTGAAGAGGAGCCCGGCCACTGCAGTTCCTGTAGTACTCAAGCG attGAAAGCTAAAGAGGAAGAGTGGAGAGAGGCCCAGCAGAGCTTCAATAAAATATGGAGAGAGCAGTATGAGAAGGCGTACCTGAAATCACTGGACCACCAGGGTGTGAATTTCAAACAGAACGACATGAAGGCTCTTCGATCCAAGAGTCTTCTCAACGAAATCGAGAGCATCTATGATGAG AGACAGGAGCAGAGCACAGAAGAGAGCGGTGTGGGTCAACAAGGTCGTGACGGCTCCACCGCAGCTCCTGCCAGCGAGCCCCACATGATCTTCACCTACGAGGACAAACAGATCCTGGAGGATGCCGCCTCGATCATCATTTACCACGTCAAACGGCAGCCCACCATCCACAAAGATGACAAGGACCACATCAAACGCATCATCCAGCACTTCGTCCCTGACCTATTCTTCTCCCGCCGCGGCGAGTTGAGTGAGACCGAGGAGTTCACGGATGAAGAAGCCGAAGGGGAGGACAGCAACACTGCACCGGGAGGCGGAGTCTCAGCGGCGGGCAGTCAGCTGAACGGCGATTCCAGAAGGCGGCGATGCACTTCCCCTCAGAACATGGACACCTCGGTGACTCCGCATGGCATTAATCAGGAAAGTGAACCGGTGGATCTGCGGGACCCGGAGGCGGAGCATCAGAAGGAGTTAGATGGTGTCTACAACCTTTTCTTCGTTAATAATAACTGGTACTTCTTCCTGCGGCTACACCAAACCCTGTGCTCGCGGCTGTTGAAGGTTTACAGACAGGCGGAGAGACAGTTACTGGAACACAGGGCGGAGCAGAATCGGGAACGACTGCTCATGGGAGAGGGGCGCAGGGAAAAGTCGAGTGACCTCGCTATGGAGCTGCGGCTTAAACAGCCAA GTGAGGTGGAGTTAGAGGAATATTACCCAGCATTCTTAGACATGGTCCGCAGTCTACTGGATGGAAACTTGGAGTCCACACAGTACGAGGACACCCTGCGAGAGATGTTCACCATCCACGCTTACATCGGCTTTACTGTTGACAAGCTCGTCCAGAACATTGTCAGACAG CTTCAACACCTGGTCAGCGATGAGGTGTGCCTGCAGGTGACTGAACTATACCTTTCAGAGAGAAAAAGGGGAGCTGCTGGTGGAAATCTCTCCTCTCAGTGTGTTCGTGCCGCATGGGAAGCCAGTTATCAGTGGAAAGCGGAGAGAGTCATGGCGGAGGAGAACTGCTTTAAG GTGATGTTCATACAAAATAAAGGTCAGGTAACCTTGACCATTGAGCTGCTAGACACGGAGGAGGCCCAATGCGATGACCCGCTGGATGTTCAG AGTCTGTCTAATTACATGGAGCAGTATATAGGAACAGAGTCGATGTGCTCTCAGTCAGAAGGCTActacttcaaacctgtatttctacccag GAATCTGAGGCATTTTCGCAGCTGGCAGCTCAAGCAGGTGGAAGCCATGCGCTGTAGGAGAGAATGGCACCGGAAGATGGGCGTAGAAACGGCCGGAAATCTAGACTGCCGATTCAAACTCAACACGCACAAGATGGTGTTTGTGATGAACTCTGAGGACTACATGTACCGCAGAGGAGCCCTGGTGAAGGCTCGGAGG TCCCAGCACAGGGTAGCGCTGGCCCAGCACGACCGCTTTGAGCAGTGGCACAGGGGTTGGCTTAATGAGCATGTGGCCCCCGCCGCCGAGCGTGGCGTGCTGAGCTGGCTCATGGGAGAGGAAGACGAAGACATAATCCCCTGCAAGACAACCTGTGTGTCCACACAGGTCAAAGGCTTACCTGTCAACAGGTACAAGGTGCACTACAACAACAAGGCCCCTGCTTCACCGTAA
- the sin3b gene encoding paired amphipathic helix protein Sin3b isoform X2, with translation MAKIQAHSSTAKQINQIQDKAYVVQKQVQQQHFQKLKVEDALSYLDQVKIRFGNDPGIYNKFLDIMKEFKSQSIDTPGVINRVSQLFHGHPDLVLGFNAFLPPGYRIEIPKNGIAFLQSPFSVQVSPGPGRSTGSSVVSAASSALAEAGSAQNEAVTSPESIASSSGPPEQSSRLSLPLPSRETQSQPATTSVSPPTSEPSPVEFDSAISYVNKIKNRFLDNPETYRAFLEILHTYQKEQLEVKENRGRSTGGMTEDEVFSKVASLFKGQEDLLAEFGQFLPDAKRSLFTGGSLTGKDHLKKVEEEEMNKQSKKRPRPMLMPHLTPLLKKMKYSCSKDPSFASVGKHGVLREFTFFDKVRRLLKSQEVYENFLRCIALFNQEVVSGAELMQLVTPFLGKFPELYTQFKSFLGDKELSHGVSGLSERYMEGGGREVDYASCKRLGSSYRALPKTYQQPKCTGRTAICKEVLNDTWVSFPSWSEDSTFVSSKKTPYEEQLHRCEDERFELDVVLETNLATIRVLESVQKKLSRLSPEDQERFRLDDCLGGTSEVIQRRAVYRIYGDKAPEIIEGLKRSPATAVPVVLKRLKAKEEEWREAQQSFNKIWREQYEKAYLKSLDHQGVNFKQNDMKALRSKSLLNEIESIYDERQEQSTEESGVGQQGRDGSTAAPASEPHMIFTYEDKQILEDAASIIIYHVKRQPTIHKDDKDHIKRIIQHFVPDLFFSRRGELSETEEFTDEEAEGEDSNTAPGGGVSAAGSQLNGDSRRRRCTSPQNMDTSVTPHGINQESEPVDLRDPEAEHQKELDGVYNLFFVNNNWYFFLRLHQTLCSRLLKVYRQAERQLLEHRAEQNRERLLMGEGRREKSSDLAMELRLKQPSEVELEEYYPAFLDMVRSLLDGNLESTQYEDTLREMFTIHAYIGFTVDKLVQNIVRQLQHLVSDEVCLQVTELYLSERKRGAAGGNLSSQCVRAAWEASYQWKAERVMAEENCFKVMFIQNKGQVTLTIELLDTEEAQCDDPLDVQSLSNYMEQYIGTESMCSQSEGYYFKPVFLPRNLRHFRSWQLKQVEAMRCRREWHRKMGVETAGNLDCRFKLNTHKMVFVMNSEDYMYRRGALVKARRSQHRVALAQHDRFEQWHRGWLNEHVAPAAERGVLSWLMGEEDEDIIPCKTTCVSTQVKGLPVNRYKVHYNNKAPASP, from the exons ATGGCGAAAATTCAGGCACACAGCAGCACTGCGAAGCAAATCAACCAGATCCAAGACAAGGCCTATGTGGTTCAGAAGCAAGTCCAACAGCAGCACTTTCAGAAACTAAAG GTGGAGGATGCCTTATCTTACTTGGATCAAGTCAAAATACGGTTTGGGAATGATCCTGGAATATACAATAAGTTTCTGGATATCATGAAAGAGTTTAAATCTCAAAG TATTGACACGCCAGGCGTTATCAACAGAGTTTCTCAGCTCTTCCATGGACATCCAGATCTCGTGCTTGGGTTTAATGCCTTCCTACCACCTGGGTATCGGATTGAAATTCCCAAAAATGGAATTGCATTTCTCCAGTCACCATTTTCAGTGCAG GTCTCTCCCGGGCCAGGAAGAAGCACGGGCAGTTCTGTGGTTAGTGCCGCTTCATCAGCATTGGCTGAAGCTGGGTCAGCTCAGAATGAAGCAGTCACCTCTCCGGAGAGCATTGCTTCGTCTTCTGGACCTCCCGAACAATCGAGCAGGTTGTCACTTCCTCTACCTAGCCGAGAGACCCAATCACAGCCGGCCACTACATCAGTGTCGCCTCCCACATCAGAGCCGAGTCCTGTGGAGTTTGACAGCGCCATCAGTTACGTCAATAAGATCAAAAACAGATTCTTAGACAACCCTGAGACCTATCGAGCCTTTCTGGAAATTCTGCATACCTACCAG AAGGAACAGTTGGAGGTGAAGGAGAACAGAGGCCGTAGCACTGGAGGAATGACTGAAGATGAGGTTTTCTCTAAAGTGGCGAGTCTATTCAAAGGACAGGAGGATCTGCTTGCTGAGTTTGGACAGTTTTTGCCTGACGCGAAGAGATCTCTG TTCACTGGAGGGTCTTTGACTGGCAAAGACCATCTAAAGAAAGTAGAAGAAGAGGAAATGAATAAACAGAGCAAGAAGAGGCCAAGACCCATGTTAATGCCCCACTTGACACCGCTTTTGAAG AAAATGAAGTATTCCTGTTCCAAGGACCCATCTTTCGCATCTGTCGGAAAACACGGGGTCCTTCGGGAATTCACATTCTTCGACAAG GTTCGGCGTCTGCTCAAGAGTCAGGAGGTATACGAGAATTTCTTGCGCTGTATAGCCCTCTTTAATCAGGAAGTGGTGTCAGGGGCTGAACTCATGCAACTTGTGACTCCATTTTTAGG GAAGTTTCCAGAACTCTACACCCAGTTCAAGTCGTTTTTGGGAGATAAAGAGCTGTCTCATGGGGTCTCGGGCCTTTCGGAGCGCTACATGGAGGGTGGAGGCAGAGAAGTGGACTACGCCTCCTGTAAGCGTCTGGGATCTAGCTACAGAGCCCTGCCCAAGACCTACCAGCAACCCAAGTGCACTGGCCGAACGGCTATATGCAAAGAG GTGCTGAATGATACCTGGGTCTCATTCCCGTCCTGGTCTGAAGACTCCACTTTTGTGAGTTCGAAGAAAACACCTTATGAAGAACAACTTCATCGCTGTGAAGATGAGCGGTTTGAG CTGGATGTTGTCCTGGAGACTAATTTGGCAACGATCAGAGTTTTGGAGAGTGTGCAGAAGAAGCTGTCCCGCCTTTCGCCTGAGGATCAGGAGCGCTTCCGATTGGATGACTGCCTGGGCGGAACATCTGAGGTCATCCAGCGACGTGCGGTCTATCGTATCTACGGCGACAAGGCTCCGGAGATCATCGAGGGGTTGAAGAGGAGCCCGGCCACTGCAGTTCCTGTAGTACTCAAGCG attGAAAGCTAAAGAGGAAGAGTGGAGAGAGGCCCAGCAGAGCTTCAATAAAATATGGAGAGAGCAGTATGAGAAGGCGTACCTGAAATCACTGGACCACCAGGGTGTGAATTTCAAACAGAACGACATGAAGGCTCTTCGATCCAAGAGTCTTCTCAACGAAATCGAGAGCATCTATGATGAG AGACAGGAGCAGAGCACAGAAGAGAGCGGTGTGGGTCAACAAGGTCGTGACGGCTCCACCGCAGCTCCTGCCAGCGAGCCCCACATGATCTTCACCTACGAGGACAAACAGATCCTGGAGGATGCCGCCTCGATCATCATTTACCACGTCAAACGGCAGCCCACCATCCACAAAGATGACAAGGACCACATCAAACGCATCATCCAGCACTTCGTCCCTGACCTATTCTTCTCCCGCCGCGGCGAGTTGAGTGAGACCGAGGAGTTCACGGATGAAGAAGCCGAAGGGGAGGACAGCAACACTGCACCGGGAGGCGGAGTCTCAGCGGCGGGCAGTCAGCTGAACGGCGATTCCAGAAGGCGGCGATGCACTTCCCCTCAGAACATGGACACCTCGGTGACTCCGCATGGCATTAATCAGGAAAGTGAACCGGTGGATCTGCGGGACCCGGAGGCGGAGCATCAGAAGGAGTTAGATGGTGTCTACAACCTTTTCTTCGTTAATAATAACTGGTACTTCTTCCTGCGGCTACACCAAACCCTGTGCTCGCGGCTGTTGAAGGTTTACAGACAGGCGGAGAGACAGTTACTGGAACACAGGGCGGAGCAGAATCGGGAACGACTGCTCATGGGAGAGGGGCGCAGGGAAAAGTCGAGTGACCTCGCTATGGAGCTGCGGCTTAAACAGCCAA GTGAGGTGGAGTTAGAGGAATATTACCCAGCATTCTTAGACATGGTCCGCAGTCTACTGGATGGAAACTTGGAGTCCACACAGTACGAGGACACCCTGCGAGAGATGTTCACCATCCACGCTTACATCGGCTTTACTGTTGACAAGCTCGTCCAGAACATTGTCAGACAG CTTCAACACCTGGTCAGCGATGAGGTGTGCCTGCAGGTGACTGAACTATACCTTTCAGAGAGAAAAAGGGGAGCTGCTGGTGGAAATCTCTCCTCTCAGTGTGTTCGTGCCGCATGGGAAGCCAGTTATCAGTGGAAAGCGGAGAGAGTCATGGCGGAGGAGAACTGCTTTAAG GTGATGTTCATACAAAATAAAGGTCAGGTAACCTTGACCATTGAGCTGCTAGACACGGAGGAGGCCCAATGCGATGACCCGCTGGATGTTCAG AGTCTGTCTAATTACATGGAGCAGTATATAGGAACAGAGTCGATGTGCTCTCAGTCAGAAGGCTActacttcaaacctgtatttctacccag GAATCTGAGGCATTTTCGCAGCTGGCAGCTCAAGCAGGTGGAAGCCATGCGCTGTAGGAGAGAATGGCACCGGAAGATGGGCGTAGAAACGGCCGGAAATCTAGACTGCCGATTCAAACTCAACACGCACAAGATGGTGTTTGTGATGAACTCTGAGGACTACATGTACCGCAGAGGAGCCCTGGTGAAGGCTCGGAGG TCCCAGCACAGGGTAGCGCTGGCCCAGCACGACCGCTTTGAGCAGTGGCACAGGGGTTGGCTTAATGAGCATGTGGCCCCCGCCGCCGAGCGTGGCGTGCTGAGCTGGCTCATGGGAGAGGAAGACGAAGACATAATCCCCTGCAAGACAACCTGTGTGTCCACACAGGTCAAAGGCTTACCTGTCAACAGGTACAAGGTGCACTACAACAACAAGGCCCCTGCTTCACCGTAA
- the sin3b gene encoding paired amphipathic helix protein Sin3b isoform X1, with translation MAKIQAHSSTAKQINQIQDKAYVVQKQVQQQHFQKLKVEDALSYLDQVKIRFGNDPGIYNKFLDIMKEFKSQSIDTPGVINRVSQLFHGHPDLVLGFNAFLPPGYRIEIPKNGIAFLQSPFSVQVSPGPGRSTGSSVVSAASSALAEAGSAQNEAVTSPESIASSSGPPEQSSRLSLPLPSRETQSQPATTSVSPPTSEPSPVEFDSAISYVNKIKNRFLDNPETYRAFLEILHTYQKEQLEVKENRGRSTGGMTEDEVFSKVASLFKGQEDLLAEFGQFLPDAKRSLFTGGSLTGKDHLKKVEEEEMNKQSKKRPRPMLMPHLTPLLKKKMKYSCSKDPSFASVGKHGVLREFTFFDKVRRLLKSQEVYENFLRCIALFNQEVVSGAELMQLVTPFLGKFPELYTQFKSFLGDKELSHGVSGLSERYMEGGGREVDYASCKRLGSSYRALPKTYQQPKCTGRTAICKEVLNDTWVSFPSWSEDSTFVSSKKTPYEEQLHRCEDERFELDVVLETNLATIRVLESVQKKLSRLSPEDQERFRLDDCLGGTSEVIQRRAVYRIYGDKAPEIIEGLKRSPATAVPVVLKRLKAKEEEWREAQQSFNKIWREQYEKAYLKSLDHQGVNFKQNDMKALRSKSLLNEIESIYDERQEQSTEESGVGQQGRDGSTAAPASEPHMIFTYEDKQILEDAASIIIYHVKRQPTIHKDDKDHIKRIIQHFVPDLFFSRRGELSETEEFTDEEAEGEDSNTAPGGGVSAAGSQLNGDSRRRRCTSPQNMDTSVTPHGINQESEPVDLRDPEAEHQKELDGVYNLFFVNNNWYFFLRLHQTLCSRLLKVYRQAERQLLEHRAEQNRERLLMGEGRREKSSDLAMELRLKQPSEVELEEYYPAFLDMVRSLLDGNLESTQYEDTLREMFTIHAYIGFTVDKLVQNIVRQLQHLVSDEVCLQVTELYLSERKRGAAGGNLSSQCVRAAWEASYQWKAERVMAEENCFKVMFIQNKGQVTLTIELLDTEEAQCDDPLDVQSLSNYMEQYIGTESMCSQSEGYYFKPVFLPRNLRHFRSWQLKQVEAMRCRREWHRKMGVETAGNLDCRFKLNTHKMVFVMNSEDYMYRRGALVKARRSQHRVALAQHDRFEQWHRGWLNEHVAPAAERGVLSWLMGEEDEDIIPCKTTCVSTQVKGLPVNRYKVHYNNKAPASP, from the exons ATGGCGAAAATTCAGGCACACAGCAGCACTGCGAAGCAAATCAACCAGATCCAAGACAAGGCCTATGTGGTTCAGAAGCAAGTCCAACAGCAGCACTTTCAGAAACTAAAG GTGGAGGATGCCTTATCTTACTTGGATCAAGTCAAAATACGGTTTGGGAATGATCCTGGAATATACAATAAGTTTCTGGATATCATGAAAGAGTTTAAATCTCAAAG TATTGACACGCCAGGCGTTATCAACAGAGTTTCTCAGCTCTTCCATGGACATCCAGATCTCGTGCTTGGGTTTAATGCCTTCCTACCACCTGGGTATCGGATTGAAATTCCCAAAAATGGAATTGCATTTCTCCAGTCACCATTTTCAGTGCAG GTCTCTCCCGGGCCAGGAAGAAGCACGGGCAGTTCTGTGGTTAGTGCCGCTTCATCAGCATTGGCTGAAGCTGGGTCAGCTCAGAATGAAGCAGTCACCTCTCCGGAGAGCATTGCTTCGTCTTCTGGACCTCCCGAACAATCGAGCAGGTTGTCACTTCCTCTACCTAGCCGAGAGACCCAATCACAGCCGGCCACTACATCAGTGTCGCCTCCCACATCAGAGCCGAGTCCTGTGGAGTTTGACAGCGCCATCAGTTACGTCAATAAGATCAAAAACAGATTCTTAGACAACCCTGAGACCTATCGAGCCTTTCTGGAAATTCTGCATACCTACCAG AAGGAACAGTTGGAGGTGAAGGAGAACAGAGGCCGTAGCACTGGAGGAATGACTGAAGATGAGGTTTTCTCTAAAGTGGCGAGTCTATTCAAAGGACAGGAGGATCTGCTTGCTGAGTTTGGACAGTTTTTGCCTGACGCGAAGAGATCTCTG TTCACTGGAGGGTCTTTGACTGGCAAAGACCATCTAAAGAAAGTAGAAGAAGAGGAAATGAATAAACAGAGCAAGAAGAGGCCAAGACCCATGTTAATGCCCCACTTGACACCGCTTTTGAAG AAGAAAATGAAGTATTCCTGTTCCAAGGACCCATCTTTCGCATCTGTCGGAAAACACGGGGTCCTTCGGGAATTCACATTCTTCGACAAG GTTCGGCGTCTGCTCAAGAGTCAGGAGGTATACGAGAATTTCTTGCGCTGTATAGCCCTCTTTAATCAGGAAGTGGTGTCAGGGGCTGAACTCATGCAACTTGTGACTCCATTTTTAGG GAAGTTTCCAGAACTCTACACCCAGTTCAAGTCGTTTTTGGGAGATAAAGAGCTGTCTCATGGGGTCTCGGGCCTTTCGGAGCGCTACATGGAGGGTGGAGGCAGAGAAGTGGACTACGCCTCCTGTAAGCGTCTGGGATCTAGCTACAGAGCCCTGCCCAAGACCTACCAGCAACCCAAGTGCACTGGCCGAACGGCTATATGCAAAGAG GTGCTGAATGATACCTGGGTCTCATTCCCGTCCTGGTCTGAAGACTCCACTTTTGTGAGTTCGAAGAAAACACCTTATGAAGAACAACTTCATCGCTGTGAAGATGAGCGGTTTGAG CTGGATGTTGTCCTGGAGACTAATTTGGCAACGATCAGAGTTTTGGAGAGTGTGCAGAAGAAGCTGTCCCGCCTTTCGCCTGAGGATCAGGAGCGCTTCCGATTGGATGACTGCCTGGGCGGAACATCTGAGGTCATCCAGCGACGTGCGGTCTATCGTATCTACGGCGACAAGGCTCCGGAGATCATCGAGGGGTTGAAGAGGAGCCCGGCCACTGCAGTTCCTGTAGTACTCAAGCG attGAAAGCTAAAGAGGAAGAGTGGAGAGAGGCCCAGCAGAGCTTCAATAAAATATGGAGAGAGCAGTATGAGAAGGCGTACCTGAAATCACTGGACCACCAGGGTGTGAATTTCAAACAGAACGACATGAAGGCTCTTCGATCCAAGAGTCTTCTCAACGAAATCGAGAGCATCTATGATGAG AGACAGGAGCAGAGCACAGAAGAGAGCGGTGTGGGTCAACAAGGTCGTGACGGCTCCACCGCAGCTCCTGCCAGCGAGCCCCACATGATCTTCACCTACGAGGACAAACAGATCCTGGAGGATGCCGCCTCGATCATCATTTACCACGTCAAACGGCAGCCCACCATCCACAAAGATGACAAGGACCACATCAAACGCATCATCCAGCACTTCGTCCCTGACCTATTCTTCTCCCGCCGCGGCGAGTTGAGTGAGACCGAGGAGTTCACGGATGAAGAAGCCGAAGGGGAGGACAGCAACACTGCACCGGGAGGCGGAGTCTCAGCGGCGGGCAGTCAGCTGAACGGCGATTCCAGAAGGCGGCGATGCACTTCCCCTCAGAACATGGACACCTCGGTGACTCCGCATGGCATTAATCAGGAAAGTGAACCGGTGGATCTGCGGGACCCGGAGGCGGAGCATCAGAAGGAGTTAGATGGTGTCTACAACCTTTTCTTCGTTAATAATAACTGGTACTTCTTCCTGCGGCTACACCAAACCCTGTGCTCGCGGCTGTTGAAGGTTTACAGACAGGCGGAGAGACAGTTACTGGAACACAGGGCGGAGCAGAATCGGGAACGACTGCTCATGGGAGAGGGGCGCAGGGAAAAGTCGAGTGACCTCGCTATGGAGCTGCGGCTTAAACAGCCAA GTGAGGTGGAGTTAGAGGAATATTACCCAGCATTCTTAGACATGGTCCGCAGTCTACTGGATGGAAACTTGGAGTCCACACAGTACGAGGACACCCTGCGAGAGATGTTCACCATCCACGCTTACATCGGCTTTACTGTTGACAAGCTCGTCCAGAACATTGTCAGACAG CTTCAACACCTGGTCAGCGATGAGGTGTGCCTGCAGGTGACTGAACTATACCTTTCAGAGAGAAAAAGGGGAGCTGCTGGTGGAAATCTCTCCTCTCAGTGTGTTCGTGCCGCATGGGAAGCCAGTTATCAGTGGAAAGCGGAGAGAGTCATGGCGGAGGAGAACTGCTTTAAG GTGATGTTCATACAAAATAAAGGTCAGGTAACCTTGACCATTGAGCTGCTAGACACGGAGGAGGCCCAATGCGATGACCCGCTGGATGTTCAG AGTCTGTCTAATTACATGGAGCAGTATATAGGAACAGAGTCGATGTGCTCTCAGTCAGAAGGCTActacttcaaacctgtatttctacccag GAATCTGAGGCATTTTCGCAGCTGGCAGCTCAAGCAGGTGGAAGCCATGCGCTGTAGGAGAGAATGGCACCGGAAGATGGGCGTAGAAACGGCCGGAAATCTAGACTGCCGATTCAAACTCAACACGCACAAGATGGTGTTTGTGATGAACTCTGAGGACTACATGTACCGCAGAGGAGCCCTGGTGAAGGCTCGGAGG TCCCAGCACAGGGTAGCGCTGGCCCAGCACGACCGCTTTGAGCAGTGGCACAGGGGTTGGCTTAATGAGCATGTGGCCCCCGCCGCCGAGCGTGGCGTGCTGAGCTGGCTCATGGGAGAGGAAGACGAAGACATAATCCCCTGCAAGACAACCTGTGTGTCCACACAGGTCAAAGGCTTACCTGTCAACAGGTACAAGGTGCACTACAACAACAAGGCCCCTGCTTCACCGTAA